The genomic interval cctacaaagagcaagttgggggaggcataaagagaatttccccacagggatcaataaagtatcaactGATATGATACCACCTCAAAAAGACCTCTAAAAGCACCATACGTGACAATTATAAGCAGAGACCACAAACATCATCAGaaaccaaaagaatgagataaTCCATCCTGGCCACTGGGAATGGTGTCTCCTGAGTATGACGTTAAACTGCATCCAGCTCTGCAAGTGATACTccaactttttaaaattttggcagttggtggcaggattggcactccagccaccgtaAAACTCACAACAGCTCGAAATAAACAGACATGATACCGTTCTGCTCTCCgcgggagtagctctgctgcagctgacCGCAGGAAGGCTGCACGCACCATGAAGGGGACGGGGGAAAGCCTTCGGGGACCCCATCCCCGGACGAGTCGAAACGGTGAAACTGCCCGTCTGAGAGTGAGGAGTGCGGCCAGAGCACATTGCTGGACAGCATACTGTGGATGGCGGCCCCCAAGAAAAGACGCACTATAGAGGTCAACCGCTGCCGAAGGCGAAACGAACACAAACTTATTCCCGTTAAGACACTGGAGCTAATCCAATCCAATGTCTAGTAAAATTCTGATATATTCTGAGTTTGTTGTCTTTTTGCATCAAAAACATGGGTAACTAAATTCTTCAGCAGTTAATCGTTTATATAAATTGAGCATCCGTCTGCTATTTAAGTAATTACATTGTGCTTATAGTATTGATGGACCTGGGGTCCAGCTAGATAAGGTAGATGTTGACTTTCTAAGTTAGATGTCCTTTCATTCCAAAACAACATAGAGTGTGGACAAAAGCACATCCTGTGTGGATTCTGCTATGAGAGAGTCTGTCGGGAAATGGCTCTGAGGCACCTCCCCAGAGAGACATCATGGGCAGATGCTCGaaccacctcatctggctcctttcgatgtggAAGAGCAGCAGCTCCCCCTCCTGATTGTGTGAGCAACTCACACTATGGCAAAGTACAGACGCCCTGTAAGGAAGCTCATTTATGCTAAATGTATAAGCAGCCTCGTTTCAGGTTCTAGGTAAGCGGACAAACAAACTGCGATTCAGAAGACCCTTATGATGGAAGAGGACCATGTAACATCACCCAGATTAGGGAGACCGGGGCCCTGCCCTAGAGCtaggcctggggggtggggggggggcagacgagCGCCTGGTGGTCAGGCCTCTGAGTTATGTGGATCCACTACCCTGTGGGCCCTCCTTCTGCCAGGGGGTCGGGTGCTAGGTGGATCGGGCAAGAGtcaaaggcaaaagcaacaccaaactcacccaaccacaGAACTTGATTTGTGCAATGAGGCATAGCCATGCTGAAACAGAAAAGTGTCTTCCCCAAACTGCTCCAAAGAAGATGGAACCagagaattgtccaaaatgtcttgatacgctgaagcattaagagttcccttcactggactAATATTATGTTTTGTTCAAGAGCACCTATATTGAACATCATTCAAAATGCCAGACCAGCGTATTAAAATCTACAGGAAAAATAATTGAAGACTTAAGGCTAAAGCTGGATTCATGTGCCATTAAAAAggcaacaaaataaatatttgatcaTCCACCAAATGTTAATTTATCATATTTTACTTACCCAAAACACAGGAACCATTTACTGCagatgaaaatattttttcattgcataaaacagaaatataaaCATCCATTGAGTCATACTTAAATATATTTGCTCATTTTAACACCCAATTCCAATTACTAAATTAACAGAAAACTACAATATTTACCaacacaagcacacaaaacATTCCACTTTTAgttatatatagacatatacATGttaacatacagtactgtaaatatgaattaaatttaaaactGTGTTGCATTGGTAGTACCTGAACATTTCACGTtgttaaaatgaagatttacttttataaatgtgGGTACCATAGAGATTTCCGTTAGCATTTAACGAATGCTTTTGTATTAAAACTGTTCTGGAAATTCCCCTTACACGTCCAAGTGCGTTTGCAGATACATCTCGGCAGGTAATTCTATCCGTACGTAGAACTTCTGCAGGCAAAGAAGACAAATTAATTTGTGTAAGTGTATTtcttataaaatatttataaactaCGAAGTAATGACAGActataatacaaataaaagaCATAATGAGCAGAACAATATTATTCTACAGACAAAACCCGGTACGAATAACCCACCGGTAAAACGCACCGCAGCGCTCTGTTTGGGCCTCTCATTGGAACATACCATTTGCTCAAATATATAGAGGAAACGTAGAAAAGGCATATAGTAAATATTATAAAGTTCATAGATGTGTTCAAGCTTAACTACATAAACTATTAAATCTTTAAAgcttaatattttaaaagcttAAAAATGATATTAACATTATCTCTATTACGCGAGTCCTAGAATTTTCTAAAACGGCTCTCCCTGCGAGACGAAACGACAGCTTTACGCAAATCGCGCAAACCAGGAATTACATAACGCTTGTCTTAGCTTCGGCAAAGTGAATGTGCGGTGGCTGGACGAAAGCGGATTGCAATCCAAGGTTAGTGAGCAGGACTGAGCGGCTGGCTGATCGCTCGTATTCATACTTACCGTGTTTCTGCCCAGCGGAATAACTTTGGGCCGCGGAGATGGCAGCCCGTCAATTGCTCGAAATGCGGTGGGAACCCACTGCGGCTTTGTGAGCATGGGCCTGAATAAGGTGGATCACACTCATTTTAGTACGCATAAGCAAAGGTCCGATGCAATAAGCTATTTAACCACGAGCAGCCGACGGTAATATTTTGAATATGCTTGTATAGAGCAATCTAATAAATAACTGGTGCAGTTTTGCAACTTTGCAGCGAGACATTTTTAGACACAGTAGTTCAGCTATACTGTACAAAGCCGGTTTAGTAAGAGAAGGCGGCTTTCGGATCGGGATGCATGCACTGTATGTCTTAAGGATGTTTATGTCTCATCAGGGCGTCTCCATGAACAACCTGAATGATCCCCCAGGATGGAACATCAGACCCGATGAGCGAGGGGACGGGGGCAGTAATAAATGGAATTACGCCCTTCTTGTCCCCCTGCTCGGCTTGGCTGCCTTTCGTAAGTATAATAACCATTCGTCACCTTTAGCTGTCCTGccatgcagatttttttttgtttttctacaCTGAGTATGTGACTTAGTTTGAAGTGGCAAACTTGTaggacattttaaaaaataataatttaaggATTTCAGATGCAAATAAAGCACAGTGTTTATTATGGTACAATTGACTTTTGAACCTAAATTGCTTCACAGGGTGGATTTGGACCAGAGAGTCTCAGAGGGAAATCCAGCAGGCAAAAGACCAGTATGACAGAGACATGAAAGCTGTCACCAGCGAGCTGGAAGGGAAGTACCGCGAGACCCTGATTGAGAACCGCAGGACAGCAGTACATctggagctggagctggagaaAGAGCGTCACCGTGTTCAAGGCTACCGGGAGGCCATAGCCTCTCAGAGCCGGCAGCTGCTGGAGGAGCGAAAACGGCTGCAGCGAGAGCGAGAGACTGTGGAGGCAGAGAAGACGAGGCTCCTACAGACCGGGGCGGCCGGTGCCGTCTTCCAGAGCATGCTGGAGAGGGAGAACATGTGGGAGCTGAGGGCCAAGGCTCTGCTGAAGGAGTTCGAGCAGGGCCTGGTGGAGCGACAGGATGCCTACTGCAGTGTCCTTCTCCCCCGAGACCGACGGCTGGAGATAGAGAAGAACCTTCTGGTCAAGGCGGCCAAGGAACCTTTGGCCATGGAGCTGAACATGGAAGGTGACCTCAAGGACATTTTCAGGAACGATCGGCACTGCGCTGACCTCATGAACACAGACAAGCGTAAGAACGGCAGCCTGATGTGGCTCTATCTGAGATACTGGCAGCTGCAGGTGACGCTGCAGAAACACAGGAGGGCAGAGCGGTCGATGGGCGCCGCTCAGCCAAACGAGGACCCAGCTGGGAGCAGGACAAGAACTTAACAAAGGAAACGAAAGGAGATGTTTCACCAGACAAGGCTGGGAAAATGGCGTGGCTCATGCTTTGTGTTGCTGTTTTACTGTCCAGTGCACTTTACTGTAACAGAAAGGTGTTGTGGTTCATTTGGAGAATAATGGCAAATAAGCATTTATGTACAGGTTTAGCTGCATTTTTAGACACAGACTCAAAACTGCAACTGAATTCATGCATGGAAATATCACCATCGACCTTCATTACAGATCATACACCAGAAGTCCAGTGCCACATAAGGTCATAGGTGTATTACCAATTAACTCTTAAATCATGGTTAAAATAAGACAGACATCTGAAGTGGATGATGTTTGAGGTGTGATGTTGTACCTTTGAGCTGTGTATTATCAATATGTCCACTGAATTCTAGGTTAGGGTGTGTGCTGTGgtaaattataaattataaaattatcaagtaattctttgtgttttttttttcttgagtaCTGAATAATATTCTGCTATCCTCTCATTCATGGTATTAATTAAATACTCAGCTTTTAGGTTAATTGTCTGTAACCCTAAATCATTGTCCTTGCATTAATTAGTACATTAacagtttacatttatttagtagatgcttttgtccaaaataacaaacaagaaAGTCACTAGAGCAATTAGGCCCTGTTTGAAACTGCTCTGCCAAGCCTGGGAtccaaaccagcaaccttctgataacAAGCACAGTGCcttaacccacagagccactcaCTACACCATCAAAATGGTAAAAACCCTCGATGCTTCATTAAAAGCCTACTGATGCTTAGCTTTGTTACGCTGAGGACAGCCTACAATGATCTAAAGCTGGCCTGGGATCAGAGTGGGACACTTCAGCATTCTGTAAGACGATGCCATCCATGTCCACCAGGCATGGTTTTTCTTACATCAGTATATCATTAAAAGATAATGGTACATTATACCACTCTTTTTGTGATTACCTTCGACAGCTTGATAATTTCAATCTGCTTTTGGTGTTGTAGTCGCTTAAGCTTTCATAAAACACTTTGAGGTAGCTGTATAGAGATGGGTTGTATTTGAGCATAAAGTCATCCATAGCTGCTTGTCCAATACTTAACAGTGAAACACATGCAACCGTATTACATAAATCCAAGAAATATTCATTCACTCAGACTGTATTTACAAtgacatttcagaaaaaaataaataaggaaaatgtatatatttagtaataatgtgctatttgcaaaacaaaactgaaatgaTCTTGAAGCATATTTTGTCCTGAAGCAAAACATTCAAATGGAAAATATGATGGGACTTTCTTTTTGTTAGACATTATCTTATCATCTGTTGAATACAAATAAAGTGGAAATTGCTGACTTACATATTGCATTTTGTAACGGAGAGTGTTAAACCAGATTTGATATTTGACTTACCTGTCAGCCCAGAATTACGAATGAGTCATTATTCCATCCAGTCCACCATTTGGCAAGTGTTTTTCTTGGAAGCTCCTGTTGACGTTCAGGATTTCTTTTTTGGAAACATTTTCTTATGAATTCAAAATCAGAAGTGCATAATGAAGCAGGTGTAGATCATGCGGTTCATAATTCAGAACTCAAAAATAATCACCAGCTTTTGGCAGTTTTATTTATGCTGATACATCAACACTGTATTTTATATCCAAATGATGCATATGAGGGTGGTGATGATGAAGAAGGGGGGGAAGAGGATGGTGAAGAGGAGGCTACCTTTGCTGCTAGATGAAATTAGTCAAGTTGAATATTCAAATTTGTAACGACTGTTTTGATTCTACCACATAACGATGTAGATAGCTTGGCATACTGGTTATGTGAGGAAATGGTGCCCATCTGGAAAATTAGTTTGTACTTTGCTAAGAGTGTTACAGTAAGACTCTCCTCTATGATGATGTCAGGGTCAGCGCCCGTCCGTCCCGCCCTTCATGTCTCTTCCCTgcttgaccagcaggtgttgctgaccatcctgttccctcctctgTTTTAGTTCTAAGTTCCTGGTGCATTTCCCCTGTTCCTCAGACTGCCCAATTAGTTGAGTGTGCACCCTTAAGACTATAAACATTCTGGTCCTTCTGGTGATTTAAATATTACCAGTTTTTCCTGTGTTTGgtgttgtttgtctttgtctttGCTTTTGACGTACCCTGCTGTGCCTGGTTTTCTATTTGTGTAGCCTTGTGTTCCTAGTCTTTTCCAGTGGTATTACCTTAGTGTTTGTTAGATTCCCTGGTTCCTGTTCCTTGTTAATTGTAAACTGTTCACCTGTTGCCTGcccctgattggttaattgattattacgttcacctgtcccttgtttgcTCTGCTTGCCTGTGTGTCTCTAAGTGCCTGTGTCCTTGCTGTTCTGTAGTCTGTCattgtccctgtccctgtgcGTTAGGAGTTCTCTTTGTTTCTTAGTCCTGCTGTCTGTGTTGCTGTGTTCTCTGGTGTTATTTTATGGTTTCTTTATTTGGTTCTCGTTTTCCCTGTTAGTTTTAGTAATTCCTAGAACATTTTCCAAATACATTTGCCAAAAAGTGGGGCGTTGTGTCACAACCCATCCTGTCAATTTCCCGGTATGACCAGCGGGGGTCGCTGCTGGTCCTCCGGATCCGTCCTGATTCTGCCCAGGTACGTCTTTCGTCGTTTCCAACCCTATTGTGCTATTTGCCTGTATCCTTCCCTGTATGGACTTGGTTTGTCGTCAGGACAGGTCGAATTATAGTCTGGGCTGTATAATATTTGGCCCAAAACAGTACTGTATTTCAATGTGGAAAAAACCACCATGGTAATTCTGTCTTTTTTTGAAAACCATACTAGGACTGTTACAGCATACTAAGATTGTAGCAGTGTGGTGATTGGTCTACAGTCTACACACTTTATAGTTGAATTGTTTTTCTTTGGCTACATTGTCACTTAAAATATAATGCAAACATAAATATGGCGTATCAAGCTTATACGATTATGTTATGCTCCATATTTCTAGCAGCAAATATCCATCTTCTGAgtacttatcctggtcagaatCTGGGATTGCTGGAGTctgaagcaggcagtgtgaaacAGGGATACATCCTGGCCAGAATGGCAGTCTATCTGAACACACACCGAAGTACACAAATCCAGAAAGTACAGGCGAAGTGAAGATGTCAATTAACTACCAGTGTGTACCAGTGTGTCTGCTGGTGAAAACCCAGAGAATCCGGAGGAAATCCACAGAGACAAAAGCAGAGCATGTAGACTGAAAAAGAATTTAAACCCCAATTTTGAGGGTGAGGGCAAACGGCCCTACTGTGGCACCAAATATATTTACCAGAAATTAggctttaaatatttttttataaaattaaactAAATGTATATCACAatctaaattattattattgttgttatatttttgtatttatgtgtCATGCATTACTGGTGAAGTGAGATTCGCAGAAATTAGCCGATATTGTCCGCTTCACTTAtaatatttcacaaaaaaactTTCAAACCAGAAGCCATAAAATAAAGCCTGGGCACTGGTTAGAATACATAATGagattttatgcatttttatagaCCTATTTAATTTCACCCGATCCAAAATCCGAGTGTTGGACACAATTAACAGGCGGCCGCAAGCTGTCCCTAGCGTCTCTGCAGTGTCCGGATTGATTCTCCTGGAGGGCTGATAAGAAGAGACGCTCGGAAGTCCACCCGGCTTGGCTGGACGACTTTGGGTATGTCTTTTGTGATCTCTGAGACATCTTTCTTGTCTGCACACAAGCCGTTTGACCGCCCTCTCTCCAGCTCAGGGGTGGGCGTGCGCTGCGAGTCCCGGAGCGATGCCACATTCCAGGGCACGAACATGGGCACTGGGAGCACATTCCGGTACGGCAGATGATACTCTTCCATTCTCTGCCCCAGCCTGCCCATTCGGATCCTCTGGTCCAGGGACCTTTGCACTAAAAAGTGATCCACTTGCCTCTGAGTGTAGCTCTCTTTTGGCCGGGTCATATTTTCAGATAAAGTTGTGCTAAggacagcaaacaaaaaaggaaaaacggGATGTTATAACGATATGCGACTGTCATAGACCGTTTTATAATCAGTGATTGAAAATGAATCCGTTTGTTCTATCTACGAGCCACAGCCATTACAGGACACCTACAATACTTTAAGTTTATAACATTACGTATAGTGTACTGATGTAACTGCAGTGTTAGTCTGCACGGCACATTTTTCATATAAAATATCCAGGTGGCATTACGTTCATCATTTATATTCGGCACTTTATCAAGAACTCTACCAGTTTAAATCAAGAACGAATGACACCAATATCTTCGCTAAGCTGAAAAAGTTCTCGACAAAGCGCCGATTTCTTGCAACAGGAGATAATCAGTAGACTTACTTTTGTTCTGGTCTTGTTTCCATCACCAGGTCCAGCCAGGCAAAATAACAGCCCTCCCTTTTCTCCACATTGCTCTCTTCTACCTCGCAGTGGGCATTGACCAGATAGGAGTGCTCTTTCCTGCTCAAGCAGTTCATCGCGGAGAAGGAAGTGGCCCCGAAGCCCGTCGAGTCTCTTGGGTCTTCTCCTAGATGATAGTAGTCTATACTTCATCGTGATACTCCCGATCCTTCTTAAATCAGATCACGACTCTATTTTTACTTCACCGCATGACGACAAATATGTTCATTATGGCGGCTGACAGATTGGTTTACAACCAAGATGCGGAGACCGAAAGGGCGCCCTGCACATGTCGATTTAACCGCGAGCTCCGCGAGTGCTACACGATAGGCGCACACGCATGCTTGTAGAAAGAAAGATTTCAaatttttaaagttattttagatgcaatattttttatatattttttcctgcaGTTTTGATTCTCTATATCGACCATAGGCCTATATTTAGTTGTGTCTTCTTTCCGTGTTGAACTTTACGCATCTATCGATctgtattatttaaaatgtttgttaaGAATAACCCCATACTAGAAAGCCGATTGCCAAACACATGTATTCAGACGTCCTTGTTCTGTAAATAAGTTGACATCATTAGGACCAGAATTCGCCTTGTTGGCCGGTGTGGTTTGGGATGTACAAACGCGGTTTCTTTTTTAGACTGGATAGATGAAGGTAAGCGTAATTGTTATGGGTCATTATAAGACCTCATGCCATAGGCATTAGCTCGTGTTCGTTATAATAATTCGACAGATTTATGCACTAGACCTGTTCATTGTTTTGCAGATCACTGCAAAAATTAGtcttatttacattttcagaagttgttttttttcctagatatttatttaaaaggtaGGTATGCATTTATCTCAAGACAGTACTAACTATACGGAGTATATGAGTCTTTTCGTGACAGTATTGTATTCATGGTACCTAGATCTTCAATGCTCATCATACACAGAGCTGTTCATGGAGCTTATGATCTGATAATCTGAAAAAACAGGATCTCTTTAGATCCCAGTATCACCTCAGCTAACCCGTAATTAATCCTGGAGGAGTGATGACATCATCGCAGAGTGTACCGCTGAAGCTCCGGAGCAATAGATGGGAAGACGGGGACGTTTTGATGAGATAAGCGGCCTCTTTAAAAACCGCGGAACGTCCAAGGCTGGCCAGGGAATTCTTTTGGATCATTCAGCACAAGTGGAAGAGTCAGATTGCAAGGTCAGGGCCAAATCAACAGAGCCCAGGAAACAGATGCCTAACCAACTACTCTCGACCATAACAACCACGTTCTTGGTAACTGGATCCTCTGATGAATGCAGCATCGTTGATTACCGTGGGGAATTGTTGCATCAGATGAAAATTCAGATGGGGGTATAGATATATCTCGCCTTGCAGGTTTTGCTCGTTATAAATATGAGTCATTATGCAGTGTGTCAAAGAagaccagcccccccccattgatttaattagcaaacAATATCCTTTAAAAGTCCTTTACCTGCCAGGTGTCAGATTTATACTATTCCCCATTTCCAGATCTGTATGCAAAGGCATAGGAGGGGcaacttaataatttatgtaaaaaggCCTATTTATTCAGGGGTATTCatgaatccaaattaaatatttggaACTAGACGTTCCCCCTGCCTGCCCGAACCCCACCCCCACGCCCCTGTCTGTGTGATAACTGTAATAGTCTCCCCGGCAACCTACAATAAAGCTCCAAATAAAATTTGGTACAATAGGTAACAATCTTCATCTTTGCCATTAATTAGAATAGCAATGGTGTCTCAATCAGCAGAGAATTAAATGCTATTTATAAATGCAGCTTCCATTATGTCAAAAGGTTTACAGTCAATATGCTATTTAAATAGACCGTGTTTCAATTTCTcaatcttgttttttttcattttctctcAGGTCCATAAAAAAAACTCTCAAGCTGGCAGGAAGCAGACCCACGGCGGGTAACTTTCCGGTCAGCAAGAAGCTCTCGCTCTCTTCAGAGTCAGCTGTAATCCAAACATGCTTCGTAGGTGCTGGAGCCAAACATCAGATTGTGATACTGCTGCCTCAGGCAGAGAGCTTTCAGCAATCGTGGATAGAGTGACTGTACTTTTCCGGGAAGGAAGGAGAAAATAGGAGAATGGAAGAGATAACCATGGAGAAGCTGGAACATAAATGAAGATATTGAAAAAgtaaagggttttttttttattagaaaaCATATTAAAAAGTGCTCAACAGTTTGTTTTCCTATTTGATACGATGTATTGTTTTGCTTCTGAAGGCAGAGTAACTCGGGTAAACATAAAACTTAATTTTTCCAAATAACTTTTTTAAAATCTAAACTGATAATGGTGTAAAATTAAGTGCTTATAAAATACTTGCTGAGAACATTATTTCTCAGTAAAGTACAGTAGGCCATATTTGATCATCATctttatttcaatgaaataaTTCTGTGGATTTTGTTgaataattatattaaaaagACACAAAAAGACAGCCCAACCAGTCATTCATCAAGataaatatatttgtaaaaatagtaaatacatttacaataaattattGTTATACATTGTTATGGCTAACATGCCAAAATTACAAATTAAACTTTACAATATAATTACACTGTATCAGACTCAATATGTCGGAGTAGAATTTTTATCTGATCAGTAGGGGGTGCAATTGCTTTTACATCTATGATCCTTACTGCCTGTTTGGATCTCTGCCTAAAAAACGTACAGAAGGTCGAATACATTTAACCTTCTAACTTTCGGCttaactttatttaacattaaATTACATTGCCTCCAAACTTATCAATATTTAAATGACCGATTTGTTCTGTTAACGTCATTACTGTCAGGTCATTATTCCTTATTTAACAGTTAGGCCTGTGTCCCACACTGGACTTCATATATTAGGCCTATTTGACAGAATGATTAGTAGCTATACTCCTATAAAtgatacataataaaaatacataataatgTATAAGAAACCCCAAAAAATGACTAATTAGGCAGCGCGCTGAGGAAGGAGGCGTCTCTACGCTGAGTTCACAGGGGGCGGTAATTCCCTGTTTTGAACAATGCCACCTGTCCGGTTTCCGTGATATATTTTAAGGACAGCATCGGCAAAGAATGGACTTACCCAGCACATCGTCGGGACACAACAGGTAAATCACTATATTAATTCCTAACACATATCAATGTAATGGCTTTTCAGCATAAACCCCATTTACACAAAAACACACGAGAATGTAAGAATTAGGAAAGAAATTTCTCAGGTACAAACCGTTTTTAACTATtcctataaaataaatataatggtAATAATCTTCATTTAAAATGCTGTTATTATAAGAGTTTATTATCCATGATGTTCATAATTTTGCTCTGGTTTGGCTGTATTAATATATATAGGCCAATAATATGTAGCTCATATATTATCCAAAACAAGCAAATGAGACGTTTAAGAATTATAACAGTATCTATTTGCATGTAGTCTTTAAAAGGCTTTATCACCCATCCGTGTTATGGTGCATCAATACACAAGGagttaaaagaaaaagcagCTTGGCTTCTATGCTGGATGAGGAAGTAGGAAGTGCTGTATTTTACCCTGGCGCCGAGATCGGGGCTGGGGGTATTTACAGCATAGGCGCCCTGACTGCAGGGGAGCGGACTTTGCGGCTCTCGGCGTCGGGCGGCTGGAGGTGGCCGCGGCCGTTTTCGGTAGGTGTGCGTTGGCGTCGCCTGGCGTGCTCGTCTGCAGACACCCCGATGCGCCAGCACTGCGGCGGCGGGACGGGCGAGGAGCGGCTGCCGGGCGCGGTGAGGTGAGGGCGATATGCATGCGGCTCCTTCATCCGCACTGTTTATCCTATCGCTGCATCGACGGAAGCTGGGTTTTTTTTACCCGGTGCCTCCTGGATGCTTGGTTACTCCTAATTATCGTCTTCCATACGCGGCATTATCCGTTTGTTGGAAGGTCGCGGAACCTACCAGTGCAACATTTTCGTGCCGCTTAATCATAGTCAGATGGGCCTTTTAATATGAAACGGGTGTTAGAATAAAAAATAAGGTCTTCTTATAACGAAAAGGACGAAATCTGGCATAATCTTCGCCGATCTGAAGCGGATTAGATCTTCCTAGCGTTGGGGCTGCGAAAATATGCATGTTTCTCTACTCTTCTGGTTGTTTTGATCAGTTTTTGTTaaaagttgggggggggcatgtttctTCTGTAACATTCTTAGGAATGACCCACTCATAGCTCTCAGATGTTACCATAGCtattgcatttttataaatCAGGGTGAATTGTATTCCTAGTACAGTCATCTGCacaatttcatttaattcatgTGTGATGACCAACCGCCTTCCGGGGTACAGTTAAAACATCATTAAATGGATATTAAATACTCGACTATTTAAATGTGGCACTTAATAAAAACCCGTTTGTTGTTGTATATAAGAACTGCACGGCACTCTTTGTTTTTCCGGtggatttttgttttgtgttggtTTCATCTCATAGCTTTGCCCTGTAATACTGCGGTTGTAAATTTCTGGGTGGCAAGTGAGCCCCGCTTTGCATCAGATACAGCTTTTGTCCTATTTGCTAGCCCATAATATAATAAGTGTTCTCAAATTGCACTTGACCTTTCCTCGTGAAGTCCTCCGTGGAGTTCCTGGGTCCCCTGAAGCCGGGGACCCAGGGACTCCACGGCGCGTCGCTGCATTGATGGATCGGGTCGTTTGCGGTGAATCGCGCGGTCCTGCCGGGACGCTGTGCGCACGACGCCGTATTCAGCCGTTTCACACCGCAGGACAATGACAGTGCAGAAATCAATATGCACATTCGTGGGGGTGTCCCAGCCC from Paramormyrops kingsleyae isolate MSU_618 chromosome 9, PKINGS_0.4, whole genome shotgun sequence carries:
- the LOC111843540 gene encoding coiled-coil domain-containing protein 127-like, whose protein sequence is MNNLNDPPGWNIRPDERGDGGSNKWNYALLVPLLGLAAFRWIWTRESQREIQQAKDQYDRDMKAVTSELEGKYRETLIENRRTAVHLELELEKERHRVQGYREAIASQSRQLLEERKRLQRERETVEAEKTRLLQTGAAGAVFQSMLERENMWELRAKALLKEFEQGLVERQDAYCSVLLPRDRRLEIEKNLLVKAAKEPLAMELNMEGDLKDIFRNDRHCADLMNTDKRKNGSLMWLYLRYWQLQVTLQKHRRAERSMGAAQPNEDPAGSRTRT
- the LOC111844156 gene encoding telethonin — encoded protein: MNCLSRKEHSYLVNAHCEVEESNVEKREGCYFAWLDLVMETRPEQNTTLSENMTRPKESYTQRQVDHFLVQRSLDQRIRMGRLGQRMEEYHLPYRNVLPVPMFVPWNVASLRDSQRTPTPELERGRSNGLCADKKDVSEITKDIPKVVQPSRVDFRASLLISPPGESIRTLQRR